One Primulina huaijiensis isolate GDHJ02 chromosome 8, ASM1229523v2, whole genome shotgun sequence genomic region harbors:
- the LOC140983511 gene encoding protein REVEILLE 6-like isoform X2 — protein MSSLSTNPPDCFHLYPAVMALPNLGSFSSPAVSNAICSPDDPNKKIRKPYTITKSRESWTEPEHDKFLEALHLFDRDWKKIEAFVGSKTVIQIRSHAQKYFLKVQKSGTNEHLPPPRPKRKAAHPYPQKASKTVTQAVSAFQASPAVPVPRFGRRPDSSSLLKHPDAAVLDHNWTDNSAHTTSLSPATRDDVKFAAQSLPSNYYCSSNESTPRTRPTVLPDFAQVYSFIGSVFDPNVTDQLQKLKKLDPIDIETVLLLMRNLSINLASPDFEDHRRLLSSYEIDSEKDSAYDVIDHILGSESEDAT, from the exons ATGTCATCGCTGAGCACAAACCCACCAGATTGCTTCCACTTGTATCCGGCAGTGATGGCCTTGCCGAATCTCGGCTCGTTTTCTTCTCCCGCGGTCTCCAATGCCATATGTTCCCCCGACGACCCGAATAAGAAGATCCGAAAGCCCTACACCATCACCAAGTCGCGCGAGAGCTGGACGGAGCCGGAGCACGACAAGTTTCTTGAGGCACTACACCT TTTTGATCGTGATTGGAAGAAGATTGAAGCATTTGTGGGATCAAAGACTGTCATTCAG ATTCGTAGCCATGCGCAGAAATATTTTCTGAAAGTTCAAAAGAGTGGAACAAATGAACATTTGCCTCCACCTCGGCCAAAAAGGAAAGCTGCTCATCCCTATCCACAAAAAGCATCTAAAACTG TCACACAAGCAGTATCAGCTTTCCAAGCATCCCCTGCTGTTCCTGTTCCTAGATTTGGAAGGAGGCCTGATTCTTCATCATTGTTGAAGCACCCTGATGCTGCGGTGCTCGATCATAACTGGACAGACAATTCTGCGCACACTACTAGTTTGTCACCTGCAACCAGAG ATGATGTAAAATTTGCTGCCCAGTCACTACCCAGTAATTACTATTGCAGCAGTAATGAGAGCACTCCACGTACAAGACCAACAG TTCTTCCTGATTTTGCTCAAGTTTACAGCTTTATAGGAAGTGTCTTTGATCCTAATGTGACGGACCAATTGCAGAAATTGAAGAAGTTGGACCCAATTGATATTGAAACA GTGTTATTGTTGATGAGAAATCTATCCATCAATCTGGCCAGTCCTGATTTCGAGGATCAT AGAAGGTTACTTTCATCGTACGAGATCGACTCTGAGAAAGATAGTGCTTATGATGTAATTGATCACATCCTTGGTAGTGAATCCGAGGATGCAACCTAA
- the LOC140983511 gene encoding protein REVEILLE 6-like isoform X1, which translates to MSSLSTNPPDCFHLYPAVMALPNLGSFSSPAVSNAICSPDDPNKKIRKPYTITKSRESWTEPEHDKFLEALHLFDRDWKKIEAFVGSKTVIQIRSHAQKYFLKVQKSGTNEHLPPPRPKRKAAHPYPQKASKTAPAVTQAVSAFQASPAVPVPRFGRRPDSSSLLKHPDAAVLDHNWTDNSAHTTSLSPATRDDVKFAAQSLPSNYYCSSNESTPRTRPTVLPDFAQVYSFIGSVFDPNVTDQLQKLKKLDPIDIETVLLLMRNLSINLASPDFEDHRRLLSSYEIDSEKDSAYDVIDHILGSESEDAT; encoded by the exons ATGTCATCGCTGAGCACAAACCCACCAGATTGCTTCCACTTGTATCCGGCAGTGATGGCCTTGCCGAATCTCGGCTCGTTTTCTTCTCCCGCGGTCTCCAATGCCATATGTTCCCCCGACGACCCGAATAAGAAGATCCGAAAGCCCTACACCATCACCAAGTCGCGCGAGAGCTGGACGGAGCCGGAGCACGACAAGTTTCTTGAGGCACTACACCT TTTTGATCGTGATTGGAAGAAGATTGAAGCATTTGTGGGATCAAAGACTGTCATTCAG ATTCGTAGCCATGCGCAGAAATATTTTCTGAAAGTTCAAAAGAGTGGAACAAATGAACATTTGCCTCCACCTCGGCCAAAAAGGAAAGCTGCTCATCCCTATCCACAAAAAGCATCTAAAACTG CTCCGGCAGTCACACAAGCAGTATCAGCTTTCCAAGCATCCCCTGCTGTTCCTGTTCCTAGATTTGGAAGGAGGCCTGATTCTTCATCATTGTTGAAGCACCCTGATGCTGCGGTGCTCGATCATAACTGGACAGACAATTCTGCGCACACTACTAGTTTGTCACCTGCAACCAGAG ATGATGTAAAATTTGCTGCCCAGTCACTACCCAGTAATTACTATTGCAGCAGTAATGAGAGCACTCCACGTACAAGACCAACAG TTCTTCCTGATTTTGCTCAAGTTTACAGCTTTATAGGAAGTGTCTTTGATCCTAATGTGACGGACCAATTGCAGAAATTGAAGAAGTTGGACCCAATTGATATTGAAACA GTGTTATTGTTGATGAGAAATCTATCCATCAATCTGGCCAGTCCTGATTTCGAGGATCAT AGAAGGTTACTTTCATCGTACGAGATCGACTCTGAGAAAGATAGTGCTTATGATGTAATTGATCACATCCTTGGTAGTGAATCCGAGGATGCAACCTAA